The genomic DNA GCCTGCCCCACTTCGTAGAAGGCTCCGGTGATGCGATCTTCAAGCTGATGCAGGTCGATTTGCTCGGCAGCGGTCAATACGTCGATGGTTAGCATGGGATACTCCGGAGTTGGCTTAATGCGTCGGTGAGCAGAGTTTGAAGTTGAGCAGGAGTGAGACAATGCCGTTTGGCAATGGCAGCATCAGGCAGGCATCCCCAGAATTTTTCGATCAGGCACTCCTGGGCGAGCTGCGGCAGTTGGGCGATTGCCTGGAGCGTGGCAGCTCGGATAGCTTCCCGTTCTTCGGCTTCCTCCAGGTTTTGAGCGTGTGGGTCTGCCACTTGAATCGCGTCGTCGTCATCCAGGCTGGCTAAAGGTTTGTGTTGCGTGGCGTGGGCGATCGCCTGCCAGGTGCCCCGGTCGATGCCCATTCCAGTGGTGGCAATCTCGTCCAGCTCGATCAGTCGATTGCCTTGCTTGGCTAGCTTTTGCTGAATGGCTCTGGCTTCATCGGATTTCTCCTGCCATCGGCGGGGAGATTTGATGAGGTGCTTGTGATCCCTCAAATGGTGCTTTATCGCACCTTCACAAAAGGGAACGATGTAGGAGGAAAAGGCAACGCCTTTGGATGGATCGAAGCTCTGAATGCCTTTGAGCATCCCCAGGATGGCGAGCTGATGCAAGTCTTCAAAGGGTTCATTACACCGCTGCTGCATCTTGCGGGCGGCTTTGCGGGCGAGTCCATCGTTGCTAATGGCGATTTGGTTTCGCAGCTTGATCAGGGTTCGATCGTCGCAATCTCCACTGATTCGCCTGCGATAGTACGCCCAGATCTGTTCGGCACGGTGATGGGCATTCATGAATTTAAAGATAGGTTCGGCTTCTATCAGTTTTTGGTAGAAGTTTCTTTTTCACTTCATGAGTCTCACCGATTTTGAGATGAGTCTTGCAGGATTGAAGGGCGTTTGTCCTGAGGCGATCGGGTGTATTAGTGTGATAATCGGCACCACATTTGGCTAACGAAAATCGTCATTATCAGATTCGTCGCAGCCGGGAACGCTCCTGCAAGTTAGGAGAATTGACCCTGCATACATGGATGCAAGCATACAAGCTGCCAGTCTGCGAGACGTTTTTAAGGTTCAGCAGCGAGACATCATCGCTGAACTGCTGGCAGACAAACGATCGCACAATACCCGTCGCGCTTACGCTCGCGACCTGAAGGATTTTTTCGGCTCGATTACCGAAGGACTAGAACCCTCCCCCCAACTGGTGAGCGAATTCCTGAAGCTGGAGCGGTTCACGGCGATCGCGATGGTGTTGAACTACAAGCAGGAGCTAATTGCCAAGGGTCTGGCAGAAGCGACGGTGAATCGGCGGTTGGCGGCAATCAAGTCGCTGGTGAAATATGCCCAGAAGATTGGCAAGTGTGAATGGAGCCTGGAGGAGATTGAAGGCGAACGGGTGCAAGGCTACCGGGACACATCGGGAGTCGATGTGGAGAGCTATCGCAAGATTTTGGCAGCGGTCGATCGCTCTACCTTTGCCGGGAAGCGCAACTATGCCCTGCTGCTCTTGCTCTGGTCAAATGTGCTTCGGCGGGGTGAGGTGGTAAAGCTGAACTGCTGTGATTTTGAGCCGGGAGAAGCGCGGCTGCGAATCTATGGGAAAGGGAGGGGAACCCAGGCGGAATGGGTGAGCCTGAGCGCAGCGGTGGTGATGGCGATCGAAGAATGGCTGTCTACTCGTGGGAGCTGCAAACCTGAGGAGCCGCTATTCATTGCCCTGGATCGGGTTCATTGGGGGCATCGCCTCACCGGAGATGGAATCTACAATTTGGTAAAAGAGGCGGCGATCGCGGCTGGGATTGGCAAGCACATGAGTCCCCACCGGATTCGGCATTCTGGCATCACTGAAGCCCTGAACCTGACGGATGGAGACGTGCGAGCAGTGCAAAAGCTTTCCAGGCACAAGAATATCCAAACCCTGCTCCTCTACGATGATTCACGGCGCAATATGCAGAAGGATATCAGTGAAAAGCTGACTGATGCTCTTTAGAAAATATCCAGCCTTGCCTGTTGACATGTGCCCTAACTAGGGAATATGATAAAAGGTATCGAAGGGCGAGGGATGCGACCCCAAGCCCAAACAGTAACCAAGGAGTAAATGACAATGGCTACCAGCAAAACTCTACTTCAAATTCTGACAGGCGGCATTAGCTACGACCAATCCTGGGCTATTTATGCGGAGCGCATTAACGGCGAATTTAAGCCCGAATCGCCTGCCCGATTTGGTCAGCGAATCTTTGAAAATGGCGGCGTTAACGACGATTGTGAAATCTTCACAGTCAACGATCAGGCGGTTGAATTTATTAACTGCTATACCGAGGGCGATGATGATTTTCTAGAGGAAGCCGCTCTTGAACTCATCCAGCACGAAAACGACAACTACCAGGAGCGTATTGCGTAATGCAAGAATCGACCGCTCAAAACCTCCGAGCGGTCGCCCCTAAAATCCTCTCCGGTGAAATCAAGAAGGATGCTCCCTTCACGCCGGAAGTGGTTAAACGGGCGATCGACATCCTGGAAGTCCTGCGAGATGGGCAATGGCATACAGCAACAGAAATTGCACAGAGTTTAGATATCGGGGCGAAATATGCCCGTGATGTATTGAGAGTTTGCGCTGAAGCCTGGGAGCTGGAGTCTCACAGGCGAAATGGCTGGCGTTCAGGGCTAACCTTTTGCCCCAGTTGCAAAAGCGTTTATTACGTGGATGACGAAGGCGACCATTTTTACCACGAATGCGATCGCTGTGGATGGCACCAATTGAGGAAAAGCAATGACGTACAGATCCCGTGATGGACTCCTGTGGGAGGCAGAGCAATTATTAGGCGTGAAGCTTGAGAAGGTGGATGATTTGCGCCCTCACCTGCCTGGGGAGCTGCGCGATAACCTGGGGACGAACAAACGATTACAGGAAGCGGTTGAGTGGCTGAAATCTCAAAAATTGCAATAAACGGCAGAATGCGGGTTCCAGACTCGATCGTTTGAACTACAATTAGCCTGAAACCTTTGACAGGCGATGATTATGAACAAAGGCGAACTGGTAGACAAAATTGCCGAAAAAGCAAGCGTCACCAAAAAGGAAGCGGATGCCGTTCTGACGGCTGCGATCGACTCCATCATGGAAGCCGTGGCAGAAGGCGACAAAGTGACCCTGGTGGGCTTTGGTTCTTTCGAGCCACGCAAGCGGCAGGCACGGGAAGGGCGCAACCCTAAGACGGGCGAGGCGATGACAATACCTGAAACGACCGCCCCTGCATTTTCGGCTGGGAAAATGTTCAAGGAAAAAGTTTCGCAGTAGACCAGACAGCTCCTTAATGATTCACCATCTACGCTCCGTGAGGGGCGTTTTTTATTTACTACTATCAGTCCCGAATCGGCTCACTATCTTTTCAGCAGGAGCGGGTTGTGTGGCGGTATCTGTCCACCCTTCCCTGCCTTCTGTCTGCCGCTGCTGGGCTGGGTTGAGTGCGGTGGGAATGAATTCAAGCTGCTGATATTTGGGCTTTACTGGCATGGCTCGCACTGGCAAACGTCGGGCTTAGGATGCCCGATTCGGGAACCATGAGGGCAGTTCCAGCAGCCTGCCATGCCTCAAATCAAGATTCAGCAAATCCAGACCGATCAGCTCAATCCCTACTCCAACAACATCAAGCAGCATCCACCAGAGCAAATCGAAAAGATTGTGCGCTCAATTGCTGAGTTTGGCTTCACTGTGCCAATTCTGGTGGATGGCAATTTTGAGGTCATCGCGGGTCACGGACGACTGGAAGCGGCGAAACAGATGCACCTCAAGTCTGTGCCCTGCATTGTGCGAGATGACCTTTCGGCTGCTCAGGTTAAAGCACTGCGAATCGCTGATAACCGCATCGCTGACGATGGAGCCTGGGACGAAGCCGCATTGATGGCGGAACTGGCAGAACTGGCAGAACTGGAATATGACCTGACGCTGACGGGCTGGGACGAAGCTGACCTGACAGCGTTCGATGAGCCAGAAACCGAATATCAGGAACGGCAGACGATCGGCACTGCTCCGCGAATGCCTGCAATCGAGCGGCAGACCGACGATGAGCCGGACGGCGATGATCTGGCAGACGAGCCACCAGAGCAGCCAGCTCCCCCACCAGCAGGCGATAAATACCCCCTGTCGATCGTTCTCAGTTCGGGCGAACTGAAGGAATGGAAGGCTTTTAAGGAATCGATTGATGAACGGCAGGACAAGACAGCATTTCTGAAATTGATGAGGGGAGAAGTATGACAGAGAGTTCTTTGGGCGTGTACTGGGGCGGTTTCCTACTTAATTCGATGGCTCCGGTCGAAGTCCACCTTAATGCCTGTAGTCACCAGTGCGGATATTGTTTTGCCCTCCTAAATGACCCCGATCGCCGTGCCAACGCTAAGCAGATCTTCAGTCTCCTGTCCGAACTCTGGCAGCAAAACGACAAAGGCGAGTGGAAACGATCGAGCTATGCCGCCCATTTGCTCAGAGAAGGCTACCCAGTCGTCATCTCGAACCGAGTAGACCCGCTCGCAGCGAATAATGTATCGATCTCCCTGCCACTCATCGAAACCCTGACAGCGATGGGCATTCCGGTCAATGTTTTGACCAAGTTCGGCAAGCGCAAGGATGTAGAGCAGCTATTTGATACGCTCGATCGTCCTACTGGGTTCTACGTCTCCCTTGCCAGCCTCAACCCTGACATCATCCGCAAATGTGAACCCGGCGCACCCTTGCCAGAAGAACGGCTGCAATTCATCCAGGAAGCTGTGAGCCGTGGTCATGCGGTATCGGTTGGCATCAACCCGATCGTCCCCGGCTGGATTGATGATCCGGTGGCTATAGCCAAAGCGGTGAAGGACGCAGGAGCCAGCGGCATCCAGCTCGGCAAGTTGCATTTCTCGAAGAAACAGCTTGAGAATATGCCTGCCAGAGATAGGGCGGCATTGGGAGAGGCGGCAATCGCCTCCGGTCTGAAGTCGAAAGCTGACCCGGCTCTGGATGAGCTGTACTCTGCCGTTGTCGAGGCTGTAGCGAGCGTTGGACTCCAGACCTACACCAGCCAGCAGGGAGAGCGATCGGACGCATTGACGGCGGAATATGGCTGCTATCCGAAGCGGTTTCCGACGATGCAAGAGTTTGTGAACCACTGCCATGACACGCTGAAAGATGGCGACTTGATTCTCTGGGAAGACTTCCGCGATTTCTTCCTGCCTCGCCTGCCGGAGGGTGAGTGGGGATTGCGTGACCACCTGAACGCGATCGCCGCTCAAAACTCGCTCAATGGGCTGTACATTCCGCAACGCATGACTTATCACGAATTGCTGTGGCACGTCTGGCAGCACACGGGAACGATCGTGTGTCCTGCGAACGTGGAGTGCTTCGCCTGGGCGGGTGACCCAATTCCCGGCAAAAGGAATTCTTGGATACGGGTAGAAGATGCAAATCAGATGCCCATCCTTGTATTCAAGCCAGGAGGCACCAATGGACAGGCATACACTGCCGAACATCAACTATGACGAACTGGAGCAATGCGGTCGAGGGAAGGGAGGTAAAGCAGGCGGGAGTAAAGGTGGCTCACGCTCGATCGGAAGCCAGATGAGAGACATGAACTTTGCTGAAGGTGGGCGATCGCAGCGACTACGAGAGGAAAGAGCGGCATTCGGTCAATACGCCGGACTTGCTTCGATGTATGGTGATGCCACCCTACGCCGCCGCTCTCCGAATACATCTAGGCTACGGCTGGGCTAAGAGGGAAAAACAATGCAAGCACTTCCAGCCATCAGCTATGAAGCGGCGGAGCAATGTGGCAGGGGTAAGGGCGGAAAAGCAGGCGGCAGTTCAGGCGGTAGCCGTCCGGCAAGCGGCGATCGTCTGGGCTTAAACAATCGCGGTAGAAGCCCAAACTCTCCTTTGTCTGGAGCTGAAGCCGAAATCGCCAGCCGCGCTCTAGCCCGTCGCCTCAGCGCCCAGGGGCAACGCAATACTCTAGCAGCACGCTCACAGACTCGTGGGGTTAGCCCTGACCTCACCTTTGGCAGAATCCGATAATTAAACGGTTTGTACAACGGCACGATCGTCTCTACCGGGGGCGATCGTTTTTTGTGAGTAGGTGAAAGTAGGAACGATTGGGGCAGGAATACCCCAGGTTTGTCCCAATCTGCCCCATGTCTGAAAGCCTTGCTCTAACTGAGAAACAGCTTGACGCGATCGCCCTTCTTGCCTCCGGTAAGTCCCAGGTTGCCACAGCAAGGGACATCGGAGTGGACAGGAAGACGATCGCTCGCTGGATGGCAATTGCCGAATTTAATGCCGAACTGGAGCGGAGACGATCGCGGCTTCAAGAGCAGCACATCTCCCAGGCTGACGCACTGCAAGACGAAACGATTAGCCAGTTCTACCAAGACCTGAAGGCATACCGAGAGGCACGGCTCAACATCTACCGAGCCAAACTTTCCAGGGCGGTAGACATTTTGAAAAAAGCCGGACGGCGGTTTAACGATTTACCAGATGAGGCGATCGCTCCCGGCAGCCTGGTCGGACTCTTTAGCATCGCAGACCAACTCTCTGAATCCGGGCTGAACGGCTGGGCTGAGATTCTGGCAATTGATGAACTGTTGAAACGACTGGAAGGCAATGGCGAGTAAGGCAGCACTGAGCCTGGTGCATGGGCGGATGAGAGAGCAGGCGATCGCGGCAGTCTCCGGCACGATGAAACAACAGCGGGAGAAATCATCGGCAGGCGATCGGGTAAATCTGGCGGCGAAACTAGTCGAAGGGCTAACCGACTGGGCAAAGCCATTGATGCAGCCCAAGCGCTATAAATGCCTGTATGGTGGGCGCGGGTCTGGCAAGTCGTATGCGGTTGCCGATGCCCTGCTCATTACTGGGTTAACTCGCAAGATTCGGGTACTTTGCGCTCGCGAATTCCAAAACAGCATTAAGGATTCAGTTCATGCCCTGCTAAAGGAGCGAATTGCAGAACTGAAGCTGGAGAGCTTCTACAGAGTTCAGGAAGCGGCGATCGTTGGTGTGAACGGTTCACAGTTCATCTTCAAAGGAGTTCGGCTCAATGTGCAGTCGGTTAAGTCGATGTCAGGACTAACCCACTGCTGGATTGAGGAAGGGCAAACCATCTCTGCTGAATCGTGGCAGGTGCTAATCCCCACCATTCGAGAGGAAGGCTCTGAAGTTTGGGTCACATTCAACCCACTGAATGAGTCCGATACGGTTTATCAAGAGTTAGTAGCAACGCCGCGATCGAATGCCTACGTTGAGCGCGTCAACTGGGACAGGAACCCCCATTTCCCAAAGGTTCTGGACGATGAACGGCGGCATATGCAGGCAACTGACCCGGACGCTTACTATCACATCTGGGAAGGCGGATTCTGGGAGAAATCGGATGCTCAGATTCTTGCCGGGAAGTGGGTGGTGGATGACTTCGAGCCTGGGGAGGACTGGAACGGACCTTATTTCGGGGCTGACTTCGGATTCGCCAAAGATCCCACAACTCTCGTCAAATGCTGGGTGCATGGCAATCGGCTCTATATTGAGCGCGAATCGTATGCCGTGGGACTGGAGATTGACTGCACTGCCGATCGGTGGAAGCTGGATGTGCCGGGGTGCGAAAACTTTGTGGTTCGCGCTGACTCTGCCAGACCTGACTCAATCTCCTACCTGAAGCGACACGGCATCCACCGTATTGAGGGAGCTGCTAAGCGAGCCAACAGCGTAGAGGATGGCATCGCTCACCTGAGAAGCTACGAAAAGATCGTGATTCATCCCAGGTGCAAGCGCACGGCAGAGGAGGCACGGCTCTACAGCTACAAGACCGATCGGCTCACGGGCGATGTGTTGCCGATCGTCCTGGATGCCCATAACCACTGCATTGATTCCCTGCGGTATGCCTTGGAGCCAATGATTCGCCCGATCGCCCCAGTTCGCCGCTATTCTCCTACAGTGGCTCGGAATTGGTAGCTAGAGCAAAGGAATCTGACTATAGGTAGCCTGCGTCTTTCCCAGTACCTTGAGAATGGCTTGCCATCGCTTCTTAGAGTAGAACGATTGCTGGACGTACCACTGGTAGGCATCCCGATCACCTTTTGAGCTGTTGCACGATCGACAGCAAGGGAGCAAGTTGTTTAGTGCCTCCGGTCCACCGACGTTAAGAGCAATAAAGTGGTCAATCGTTAGCTTCTTGTTGGTGCTAGAGCAGTAAGCACATGAATTTTGAAACTGCTGAAACCTATACTTCAACTGCTCTTGGCTGTAGGGAGCTTGGTAAACCGATCGCCGATTGGCTTTGCGTCTGCGTTCGCGTTCACGATATCTCGATTTGTTTGCAAAATAATGCTGCGATCTGACCAGCCTGATTCTGGACTTGTTGGTGTGGTAGTAGAGCTTTTGACGTTCTTTCGGCTTTCCAGTCTTCCTTTCTTCCTTGCGCCTGGAGGCAATCGCCTCTCCATTAGCTCTGCGATACTCAATCGCCTCCAATCTCAATCGCTCCCTGTTTTGCTCTCGATACGTCTTGGCGTACTCTAATCGGGCTTCACGCTCCTTCTGGTATCGAGCTTTGCTTATCTGTGCAAACTTTTGGCGGTTACCCTGATATCTATCTCTCCTGTACTGATTAATCCGGTCGCGGTTTTCAGCACAGTATTGCTTCCTTCGCTCTCTATTAAGGGCTTGTCGATACCTAGAGCATTCCAGGCACTCATTGTTTTTGATGTACCTGACGCTTCTACCGTCTCCGTAATCGTGCTTCCGTCTGCACAGTATGCCGAGATGAAACTTGCTTGGGTCAAAACCCAAGTCACCTAAACTATTCATAGCCATGTCCTTACATAACTAAGGGAATGGTCAGCGATCGCCATCTGTTACCAGCAGAATGGCGATCGCGCTCTACCAATTATAGTCTGAAACGCTGACTCTGCAAGGTTTTGGGCTGTCATACTGAAGTGGGAATCATGAGCAGGTAGCCGCAGTAAGCTCATGACACCTAAGACTTCCAGCACCACTCTTAAGGATGTCCAGGAGAACCTGGATATGTTTTGGGGAAACCATTTTAAAACCTGGGTTGGACCCAAGATTCCTGCTACTGTGCCACAAGCCGCTGAGAAGATGGCTGAGATTGAGCGAATCTTTATGTCGGCAAACCTAGTAGCGGAATGTGTTGGTAACTGGAAGGATGGGCTGATCTCTGAAGACTTCGTGTGGTATCTCAAGGGGACAGACGGGCAGCGTATCGACACCAAAGCAGGAGCAAATCAATCGGCAGCAGCGGCAGAGCTTCAGCTTCAGCGATGGCTGGACTGGGTAGAGCAACAGGCGATCGCCGCTGACCCTACCAGCACCAATTTTCAGCAGACTGACCCCTGGAGTGAGTTCGTTCTATCCCTCGGAGTTACAGGTCAGGGAAACCTGCGGCTCTGGCAGCCACGCCGCTACGAGAATGACCCTGACCCCATCCATCGCATTCATCTTCACTCTCCCAAGACTGGCTCAGTTGCGGTTGAGCGCGATGATGACGGGTTTGTAGAATCAATTACCTATACTTACGGCGAAAGTAAAAAAGAAATCCAAACTCTGAATGAGCAGGGCAGAGTAGTTGTTCAGACCGTGAACGCATCGGGTGAGCAGGAAGCTGAAGACCTTGAGATTGACACGGGCGGACGCTGGACAATTCAGCAGGTAACAAGTCCCTCACTGCTGACCAAGCCGATT from Leptolyngbya ohadii IS1 includes the following:
- a CDS encoding radical SAM protein, translating into MTESSLGVYWGGFLLNSMAPVEVHLNACSHQCGYCFALLNDPDRRANAKQIFSLLSELWQQNDKGEWKRSSYAAHLLREGYPVVISNRVDPLAANNVSISLPLIETLTAMGIPVNVLTKFGKRKDVEQLFDTLDRPTGFYVSLASLNPDIIRKCEPGAPLPEERLQFIQEAVSRGHAVSVGINPIVPGWIDDPVAIAKAVKDAGASGIQLGKLHFSKKQLENMPARDRAALGEAAIASGLKSKADPALDELYSAVVEAVASVGLQTYTSQQGERSDALTAEYGCYPKRFPTMQEFVNHCHDTLKDGDLILWEDFRDFFLPRLPEGEWGLRDHLNAIAAQNSLNGLYIPQRMTYHELLWHVWQHTGTIVCPANVECFAWAGDPIPGKRNSWIRVEDANQMPILVFKPGGTNGQAYTAEHQL
- a CDS encoding ParB/Srx family N-terminal domain-containing protein, translated to MPQIKIQQIQTDQLNPYSNNIKQHPPEQIEKIVRSIAEFGFTVPILVDGNFEVIAGHGRLEAAKQMHLKSVPCIVRDDLSAAQVKALRIADNRIADDGAWDEAALMAELAELAELEYDLTLTGWDEADLTAFDEPETEYQERQTIGTAPRMPAIERQTDDEPDGDDLADEPPEQPAPPPAGDKYPLSIVLSSGELKEWKAFKESIDERQDKTAFLKLMRGEV
- a CDS encoding PBSX family phage terminase large subunit, with product MASKAALSLVHGRMREQAIAAVSGTMKQQREKSSAGDRVNLAAKLVEGLTDWAKPLMQPKRYKCLYGGRGSGKSYAVADALLITGLTRKIRVLCAREFQNSIKDSVHALLKERIAELKLESFYRVQEAAIVGVNGSQFIFKGVRLNVQSVKSMSGLTHCWIEEGQTISAESWQVLIPTIREEGSEVWVTFNPLNESDTVYQELVATPRSNAYVERVNWDRNPHFPKVLDDERRHMQATDPDAYYHIWEGGFWEKSDAQILAGKWVVDDFEPGEDWNGPYFGADFGFAKDPTTLVKCWVHGNRLYIERESYAVGLEIDCTADRWKLDVPGCENFVVRADSARPDSISYLKRHGIHRIEGAAKRANSVEDGIAHLRSYEKIVIHPRCKRTAEEARLYSYKTDRLTGDVLPIVLDAHNHCIDSLRYALEPMIRPIAPVRRYSPTVARNW
- a CDS encoding HU family DNA-binding protein, encoding MNKGELVDKIAEKASVTKKEADAVLTAAIDSIMEAVAEGDKVTLVGFGSFEPRKRQAREGRNPKTGEAMTIPETTAPAFSAGKMFKEKVSQ
- a CDS encoding HNH endonuclease signature motif containing protein, translated to MEAIEYRRANGEAIASRRKEERKTGKPKERQKLYYHTNKSRIRLVRSQHYFANKSRYRERERRRKANRRSVYQAPYSQEQLKYRFQQFQNSCAYCSSTNKKLTIDHFIALNVGGPEALNNLLPCCRSCNSSKGDRDAYQWYVQQSFYSKKRWQAILKVLGKTQATYSQIPLL
- a CDS encoding sigma-70 family RNA polymerase sigma factor, encoding MNAHHRAEQIWAYYRRRISGDCDDRTLIKLRNQIAISNDGLARKAARKMQQRCNEPFEDLHQLAILGMLKGIQSFDPSKGVAFSSYIVPFCEGAIKHHLRDHKHLIKSPRRWQEKSDEARAIQQKLAKQGNRLIELDEIATTGMGIDRGTWQAIAHATQHKPLASLDDDDAIQVADPHAQNLEEAEEREAIRAATLQAIAQLPQLAQECLIEKFWGCLPDAAIAKRHCLTPAQLQTLLTDALSQLRSIPC
- a CDS encoding tyrosine-type recombinase/integrase — translated: MDASIQAASLRDVFKVQQRDIIAELLADKRSHNTRRAYARDLKDFFGSITEGLEPSPQLVSEFLKLERFTAIAMVLNYKQELIAKGLAEATVNRRLAAIKSLVKYAQKIGKCEWSLEEIEGERVQGYRDTSGVDVESYRKILAAVDRSTFAGKRNYALLLLLWSNVLRRGEVVKLNCCDFEPGEARLRIYGKGRGTQAEWVSLSAAVVMAIEEWLSTRGSCKPEEPLFIALDRVHWGHRLTGDGIYNLVKEAAIAAGIGKHMSPHRIRHSGITEALNLTDGDVRAVQKLSRHKNIQTLLLYDDSRRNMQKDISEKLTDAL
- a CDS encoding helix-turn-helix domain-containing protein, encoding MSESLALTEKQLDAIALLASGKSQVATARDIGVDRKTIARWMAIAEFNAELERRRSRLQEQHISQADALQDETISQFYQDLKAYREARLNIYRAKLSRAVDILKKAGRRFNDLPDEAIAPGSLVGLFSIADQLSESGLNGWAEILAIDELLKRLEGNGE